In one window of Cytophagaceae bacterium ABcell3 DNA:
- a CDS encoding HAMP domain-containing protein: protein MAARKKNTIKESQTAENIKENPQQTEPSVDEVSKKYLEQLEDPEYTYKQLNRVLFALDAFKKGDISVRLQKENDDIFAEIAEAYNSMVEMIGGVGGEVSRISKIAGVEGNLKARASAENASGFWKDMINNINGLVDSIAVPVLEVDKVLKNISKGNLDETFQIPVTGDFKAMAETINKTIDNLNLFAGEVSRVALEVGTEGKLGGQASVPNVAGIWKHLTDNVNTMASNLTSQVRDIAKVSTAVAKGDLTQKISVNVKGEILELKENINQMVDSLNIFADEVTRVAREV, encoded by the coding sequence ATGGCAGCGCGGAAAAAAAACACTATAAAAGAGTCCCAAACAGCAGAAAATATTAAAGAAAATCCTCAGCAAACTGAGCCATCAGTCGATGAAGTGTCCAAGAAATATTTGGAACAGCTAGAAGACCCTGAGTATACCTATAAGCAGTTGAACAGAGTGCTATTTGCACTTGACGCTTTCAAAAAAGGAGATATTTCAGTAAGGCTTCAGAAAGAGAATGATGATATTTTTGCTGAAATAGCAGAAGCGTATAATTCAATGGTAGAAATGATTGGTGGTGTTGGAGGTGAGGTATCAAGAATCTCGAAAATTGCTGGGGTAGAAGGAAATCTCAAAGCACGTGCTTCTGCCGAAAATGCGTCAGGCTTTTGGAAAGATATGATTAATAACATCAATGGCTTGGTAGACTCCATTGCAGTACCAGTCCTTGAAGTTGATAAAGTTTTAAAAAACATTTCCAAGGGTAACCTAGATGAAACATTTCAAATACCCGTTACTGGTGATTTTAAAGCAATGGCTGAAACCATTAACAAAACAATTGATAACCTCAACTTATTTGCGGGTGAGGTGTCTAGGGTAGCGTTAGAAGTGGGTACTGAAGGTAAGTTGGGTGGACAGGCATCTGTGCCTAATGTGGCTGGAATATGGAAGCACCTAACTGATAATGTAAATACAATGGCCAGCAACCTTACTTCTCAGGTAAGGGATATTGCTAAAGTCTCTACTGCTGTAGCTAAAGGAGATTTGACCCAAAAGATATCTGTAAATGTTAAAGGTGAGATTCTGGAGCTGAAAGAAAATATTAACCAGATGGTTGACTCCCTGAACATTTTTGCAGACGAAGTAACCAGGGTGGCTAGAGAAGTGTGA
- a CDS encoding ATP-binding protein, with protein MESKSSKPEYISEAGIRSNSYLLKAILSNVPVVICQIDKHGNFTDIAGKLLNYTGLVESHLKGKNIFDVYPQISNSVRKVLEGQPVSFTSSIVYQGKVFHLDNYYFPEGDGSVGFIMDITEQKKAIEKIKYNENLLMHAQELSKMGIWDWDVKNNSMTWSEGLYSIFGYNPDEKEVDYQFYMSHVHPDDQNDIRSTITQVFRDSRRFSYEHRIIDKHGNIKYVQGEGKPVINDHGIVKIISFIQDVTSRKRIEQEIISTNDELLDAKEALKKHNLELEAKVKERTEELQQKNIELQKINADLDNFVYTASHDLKAPVSNIEALINMVNEMLKTGEDIRPIIDMVKSSIDRFKVSIADLSEITRIQKEAKGETDDIALDEFFEEIKLNLKEQIDTSGALIRTDFEQCERVGFSRKNLRSILYNLISNAIKYRHPDRVPEVKVETKSLGNEEVELSVSDNGLGFDASNKSKIFTMFKRLHDHVEGSGVGLYIVKKIIDNAGGDINVESEKGIGTTFKITIRKTPQVLEPSA; from the coding sequence ATGGAAAGCAAATCATCAAAACCTGAATATATATCTGAGGCTGGGATAAGGTCAAACAGTTATCTTTTAAAAGCTATCTTGTCTAATGTGCCTGTAGTTATATGCCAGATAGACAAGCACGGAAACTTTACTGATATTGCCGGTAAGCTTTTGAACTATACAGGCTTAGTAGAATCTCATTTAAAGGGAAAAAACATTTTTGATGTTTATCCGCAGATTAGTAATTCTGTCCGAAAAGTATTGGAAGGTCAACCCGTTTCATTTACCAGCAGCATTGTTTATCAAGGAAAGGTGTTTCATTTAGACAACTACTACTTCCCCGAAGGAGATGGTTCTGTGGGTTTTATCATGGACATAACAGAGCAAAAAAAGGCAATAGAAAAAATCAAATATAACGAAAACCTTCTGATGCACGCCCAGGAGTTATCCAAAATGGGTATTTGGGACTGGGATGTGAAAAATAATAGTATGACGTGGAGTGAAGGGCTTTATAGCATTTTTGGTTATAATCCTGATGAGAAAGAAGTAGACTACCAGTTTTACATGAGCCATGTACACCCAGATGACCAGAATGATATAAGAAGCACAATTACACAAGTTTTCCGAGATAGCAGAAGGTTTTCTTATGAACACCGCATAATAGACAAGCACGGCAACATAAAATATGTTCAAGGAGAAGGCAAACCCGTAATTAATGATCATGGGATTGTAAAAATCATAAGTTTTATTCAGGATGTTACATCAAGGAAAAGGATCGAACAGGAAATTATAAGTACCAATGATGAGCTGTTAGATGCTAAAGAAGCGCTTAAAAAGCATAACTTGGAGCTAGAGGCTAAGGTAAAAGAAAGAACCGAGGAGTTACAGCAAAAGAATATAGAACTTCAGAAAATAAATGCAGACCTAGACAATTTTGTATATACCGCATCTCACGATTTAAAAGCCCCTGTTTCAAATATAGAGGCGCTTATAAATATGGTCAACGAAATGTTAAAAACGGGAGAAGATATCAGGCCTATAATTGATATGGTAAAGTCGTCAATTGACCGTTTTAAAGTATCTATTGCCGATCTAAGTGAAATTACCCGCATTCAGAAGGAAGCAAAAGGCGAGACGGACGATATTGCTCTGGATGAATTTTTTGAAGAAATAAAGTTAAACCTAAAAGAACAGATAGATACTAGTGGCGCACTTATCAGAACAGATTTTGAACAGTGTGAGCGTGTTGGCTTTTCAAGGAAAAACTTACGAAGTATCCTTTATAATTTAATTTCAAACGCAATTAAATACAGGCATCCTGACAGAGTCCCAGAAGTTAAAGTTGAAACTAAATCATTGGGAAATGAAGAGGTAGAACTAAGTGTCTCTGATAATGGCTTGGGTTTTGACGCATCAAATAAATCTAAGATCTTTACCATGTTCAAACGCCTGCACGACCATGTAGAAGGCTCTGGCGTTGGTCTCTATATTGTCAAGAAAATTATTGATAATGCCGGGGGAGATATAAATGTTGAGAGTGAAAAAGGTATAGGGACAACATTTAAAATCACCATTAGAAAAACCCCTCAGGTTCTTGAGCCTTCAGCATAA
- a CDS encoding T9SS type A sorting domain-containing protein, giving the protein MKKLLLLFLCISFYGHAQTQMPNSDFEHWYQPEENFEFNAPVDWRPAINCVTVEGGEENCATYMDKSTDAQSGQYAMAYFNTESEDIHGDMAVSFSPYLNIADDFQFIPFIGRPTSVSFHYKYSTDDNQPMEITFLTVKGDLVDYDSVAVAVYNFSEPKSAYTEVNMDLEYVSDDDPSGIFFAISYPSNPTTAFDTLTMDNIRFHYDNGEEDEVGNGNGDEGEDQAENGEEGEDGDEGEDQTGNDEGGEGDEDEVTSVRDFESNHAFTAYVSERSIITSTEISDYSLLNLNGASVLNGTKGTKDISVARLTPGVYILKGWANGEFVSQKIIIL; this is encoded by the coding sequence ATGAAAAAACTACTACTTTTATTTTTATGCATATCTTTTTACGGTCATGCCCAAACCCAAATGCCCAATAGCGACTTTGAGCACTGGTATCAACCAGAAGAAAACTTTGAATTTAATGCACCTGTAGACTGGAGACCAGCAATAAATTGCGTTACAGTTGAAGGAGGTGAAGAAAACTGTGCAACATACATGGACAAGTCAACTGATGCACAGAGCGGTCAATATGCAATGGCATATTTTAATACCGAATCAGAAGACATACACGGCGATATGGCTGTAAGCTTCAGCCCATATTTGAATATTGCAGATGACTTTCAGTTTATCCCATTTATCGGTAGGCCAACATCCGTTTCCTTTCATTATAAGTATTCAACAGATGACAACCAGCCTATGGAGATCACTTTCTTAACTGTAAAAGGCGACTTAGTGGACTATGATTCTGTGGCCGTAGCTGTGTACAACTTTTCCGAACCTAAAAGTGCGTATACAGAAGTCAATATGGATTTAGAATATGTTTCAGACGATGACCCATCAGGGATTTTCTTTGCAATATCCTACCCATCTAACCCAACAACCGCTTTCGATACCTTAACAATGGACAATATCAGGTTTCATTACGACAACGGAGAAGAGGATGAGGTTGGCAATGGCAATGGAGACGAAGGGGAAGACCAGGCAGAAAATGGCGAAGAAGGAGAAGATGGGGACGAAGGGGAAGATCAGACGGGAAATGACGAAGGGGGAGAAGGCGACGAGGATGAAGTTACAAGTGTAAGAGATTTTGAAAGCAATCATGCATTTACTGCCTACGTTTCTGAAAGGAGCATTATAACATCTACTGAAATTAGTGACTATTCATTGTTAAATTTAAACGGAGCAAGTGTGTTAAATGGAACTAAGGGTACAAAAGACATATCCGTTGCTAGATTAACTCCTGGCGTTTATATCCTAAAAGGCTGGGCTAATGGTGAGTTTGTAAGCCAAAAAATCATCATTCTATAA
- a CDS encoding HAMP domain-containing protein, with amino-acid sequence MVDSLNIFAGEVTRVALEVGTEGKLGGQAHVPNVGGTWKELTYNVNTMASNLTSQVRDIAKVSTAVAKGDLTQKIMVNVKGEIAELKDNVNQMVDSLNIFADEVTRVAREVGTEGKLGGQANVPNVAGTWKELTDNVNTMASNLTSQVRDIAKVSTAVAKGDLTQKISVDVKGEIAELKMNVNQMVDSLNIFADEVTRVAREVGTEGKLGGQANVPNVAGTWKELTYNVNTMASNLTSQVRDIAKVSTAVAKGDLTQKVTVNVKGEILELKEIINQMVDRLNIFGDEVTRVAREVGTEGKLGGQAYVPNVSGTWKELTDNVNTMGSNLTSQVRDIAKVSTAVAKGDLTQKISVNVKGEILELKENINQMVDSLNIFADEVTRVALEVGTEGKLGGQATVPNVAGIWKQLTDNVNTMASNLTSQVRDIAKVSTAVAKGDLTQKISVDVKGEIAELKDNVNQMVDSLNIFADEVTRVAREVGTEGRLGGQAVVPRVEGTWKALTDNVNIMANNLTTQVRGITMVVTAVSKGDLTQKLTLDAKGEVAELATTINNMVVDLNRLAVEVSRVAKVAGQEGKLTERATLVGVSGSWKELVDTLNDLLESIVSPVLEVSRIVKAISEGDLTQKVEIRTSGDILAMSNALNLAVSNLNTLLGDINSSSLIVGGSSEEMARKGLDMNNITVNVARSMQHMAEGAQNQAKKTDEAFRLIEEIMKATEQTGHKAEIVNKAAIIGEETSQLGLKTVAEVVKNMEEISSAANLTAKTIEVLSTRSQEISRSLSVITDIAAQTNLLALNAAIEAARAGEAGKGFAVVAEEIRKLAESSRISASDIGILVEDVKKDTSSAAAAIATMNSRVDKGKNATFEASGAFKNIAVSSGDTLRTTRDILTATEVQKASISDVVKYVEEVVAIAEQTASGTHEVASTAMQLSTSMQELSASSQNLNDIAEDLQYSIAAFRLINDIRQQNGRAANAKRKRLVTNIPLEEIDMPKNDEGPKSSTPTFGVNSNNKNDEQ; translated from the coding sequence ATGGTTGATTCCCTAAATATATTTGCTGGCGAGGTAACCAGGGTGGCGCTCGAAGTAGGCACAGAAGGTAAATTGGGAGGTCAGGCACACGTTCCAAATGTAGGAGGCACCTGGAAAGAACTCACATACAATGTAAACACCATGGCCAGCAACCTGACTTCACAGGTGAGGGATATTGCAAAGGTGTCTACGGCGGTGGCCAAAGGCGACCTGACGCAGAAGATTATGGTAAATGTTAAAGGTGAAATAGCAGAGCTAAAAGACAATGTCAACCAGATGGTTGACTCCTTAAACATTTTTGCAGATGAAGTTACAAGAGTGGCACGTGAAGTGGGTACAGAAGGTAAACTCGGAGGCCAAGCAAATGTGCCAAATGTGGCTGGTACTTGGAAAGAGCTAACCGACAACGTAAACACCATGGCCAGCAACCTTACTTCACAGGTAAGGGATATTGCAAAGGTGTCTACAGCGGTGGCAAAAGGCGATTTGACCCAGAAAATTTCTGTGGATGTCAAAGGCGAAATAGCAGAGCTTAAAATGAATGTCAATCAAATGGTTGACTCCTTGAATATTTTTGCAGACGAGGTAACCAGAGTGGCACGTGAAGTGGGTACGGAAGGCAAACTCGGTGGTCAGGCAAATGTACCAAATGTTGCTGGAACATGGAAAGAGCTCACTTATAATGTTAATACAATGGCCAGCAACCTTACCTCACAGGTAAGAGATATTGCAAAGGTGTCTACGGCGGTAGCTAAAGGAGACCTTACGCAGAAGGTTACTGTAAATGTGAAGGGGGAAATTCTGGAACTCAAAGAGATCATAAATCAGATGGTAGACCGTCTTAATATTTTCGGAGACGAAGTTACAAGGGTAGCACGTGAAGTGGGTACAGAAGGCAAACTGGGCGGCCAAGCTTATGTACCAAATGTAAGCGGTACATGGAAAGAGCTGACTGATAATGTTAATACCATGGGAAGCAACCTTACTTCACAAGTGCGGGATATTGCGAAAGTGTCTACAGCGGTTGCAAAAGGCGATTTGACCCAAAAAATATCTGTAAATGTAAAAGGGGAAATATTGGAGCTTAAGGAAAACATTAATCAGATGGTTGATTCCCTGAATATATTTGCAGATGAGGTAACCAGGGTAGCCCTGGAAGTGGGTACGGAAGGTAAGTTGGGCGGGCAAGCGACGGTGCCTAACGTGGCAGGCATATGGAAGCAGTTGACTGATAATGTAAATACCATGGCCAGTAACCTTACTTCGCAGGTACGGGACATTGCAAAAGTATCTACCGCAGTTGCAAAAGGTGATCTGACTCAGAAAATCTCTGTGGATGTCAAAGGCGAAATAGCAGAGCTGAAAGATAATGTAAACCAAATGGTTGACTCCTTAAATATCTTTGCAGATGAGGTAACCAGAGTGGCACGTGAAGTAGGTACAGAAGGGCGTCTTGGGGGACAAGCTGTTGTGCCTAGGGTAGAAGGTACATGGAAAGCCTTGACGGATAACGTAAATATAATGGCCAACAATCTAACAACTCAGGTACGTGGAATTACCATGGTTGTGACGGCCGTTTCCAAAGGCGATCTAACGCAAAAGCTAACTTTGGACGCAAAAGGAGAGGTGGCCGAACTAGCTACTACCATTAATAACATGGTGGTGGACTTGAACAGGTTGGCTGTTGAGGTCAGTAGGGTTGCTAAAGTTGCCGGTCAGGAAGGTAAACTCACAGAACGTGCCACTTTAGTAGGCGTAAGCGGAAGCTGGAAAGAACTTGTAGATACGCTGAACGACCTTCTTGAATCCATTGTGTCCCCTGTTCTGGAAGTGTCCAGGATAGTAAAAGCAATATCTGAAGGTGACTTGACACAGAAAGTAGAAATCAGAACGTCCGGCGATATACTTGCAATGTCCAATGCACTTAATCTGGCAGTAAGTAACCTAAACACCCTTCTGGGAGATATCAATTCAAGCTCATTAATTGTAGGCGGCTCATCTGAAGAGATGGCAAGAAAAGGCCTTGACATGAACAACATTACGGTGAATGTGGCTAGGTCAATGCAGCATATGGCTGAAGGTGCTCAAAATCAAGCGAAAAAAACTGATGAAGCCTTTAGGCTAATTGAAGAGATTATGAAAGCCACTGAGCAAACAGGCCATAAAGCAGAAATAGTGAATAAAGCTGCGATTATTGGTGAAGAAACCTCTCAGCTTGGACTAAAAACGGTGGCAGAAGTGGTAAAGAATATGGAGGAGATATCAAGTGCTGCTAACCTTACGGCTAAAACAATTGAAGTATTAAGTACCCGTTCGCAGGAAATATCTCGCTCGCTGAGTGTCATAACTGATATTGCCGCACAAACCAACTTACTGGCCCTTAATGCTGCTATAGAAGCAGCAAGAGCTGGCGAAGCTGGAAAAGGTTTCGCTGTGGTTGCAGAAGAAATAAGAAAACTAGCAGAAAGTTCCCGAATATCGGCTAGCGATATAGGCATTTTAGTAGAAGATGTTAAGAAAGACACATCATCAGCTGCAGCGGCTATTGCAACCATGAACAGCAGAGTAGACAAAGGGAAGAATGCTACTTTTGAAGCCTCTGGTGCCTTTAAAAATATAGCCGTCTCCAGTGGGGACACCCTTCGTACAACACGCGATATTCTTACAGCAACAGAAGTACAAAAAGCTAGTATTAGTGATGTAGTAAAATATGTGGAAGAAGTGGTGGCCATTGCTGAACAAACCGCTTCTGGTACTCATGAGGTTGCATCCACAGCTATGCAACTTTCTACCTCAATGCAGGAATTATCTGCATCGAGCCAGAACCTAAATGATATTGCAGAGGACCTTCAGTACAGTATAGCAGCATTTAGACTTATCAATGACATTAGACAGCAAAACGGCAGGGCGGCTAATGCTAAAAGGAAAAGATTAGTTACCAATATCCCTCTGGAAGAAATTGATATGCCTAAAAATGACGAGGGGCCTAAAAGTTCAACACCTACATTTGGAGTTAATTCAAACAATAAAAATGATGAACAATAA
- a CDS encoding helix-turn-helix transcriptional regulator gives MGDINDRIIKLIRDSGKSQNGFAESLNTSGSRISNIVRKRNKPDADLLADILRTYTNVNPRWLILGDGNMYLNNSPTSADIISQSIKYRKKEDTGSFAEPCQDYKSWDTLALENQQLRIENERLKTKVEALLEAFAKIGK, from the coding sequence GTGGGCGATATTAATGATAGGATTATCAAGCTAATCCGGGATTCCGGTAAGTCTCAAAATGGCTTTGCAGAATCATTAAACACATCTGGGAGTCGAATTTCTAATATTGTTAGAAAAAGAAACAAGCCAGATGCAGATCTATTGGCGGACATTTTAAGAACATACACAAATGTTAATCCTCGTTGGCTCATTTTAGGTGATGGAAATATGTACTTGAACAACTCCCCAACCTCCGCTGACATTATTTCTCAGTCAATAAAATACAGAAAAAAGGAGGATACGGGTTCGTTTGCTGAGCCATGCCAAGATTATAAGTCATGGGACACGCTTGCTCTAGAAAATCAACAATTGAGGATAGAAAATGAAAGGCTGAAGACTAAAGTAGAAGCACTGCTGGAAGCTTTTGCTAAAATCGGAAAATAA
- a CDS encoding collagen-like protein gives MKLKSFLGIACICALVAIFSCRGKDGDPGPQGPEGEQGIQGPRGPSGADGADGENYDPNKIWTEKEGYVQGKFAGTTSNGVAYEWDIDFRGIMSRKDNYYRQLNDHVIIRVYKAYAEEGESFTRASFQLELRVDDLETLSNPAIVSAHFSGLKELDDHTIFRAERSFTPGTSGFISSLSNLSYDASSRTISGDFQMSFPRTSEGEAFSINNASFSSELVQIVAREGR, from the coding sequence ATGAAATTAAAGTCATTTTTAGGTATAGCATGTATATGTGCCTTAGTAGCAATTTTTTCCTGCAGAGGCAAGGATGGCGATCCGGGACCACAAGGACCAGAAGGAGAGCAAGGAATCCAAGGGCCACGGGGACCTAGTGGAGCTGATGGAGCAGATGGAGAAAACTACGATCCAAACAAAATTTGGACAGAAAAAGAAGGCTATGTACAAGGAAAATTTGCGGGTACAACATCTAACGGTGTAGCATATGAGTGGGACATAGACTTCAGAGGCATCATGAGCAGAAAGGACAATTACTACCGTCAATTGAATGACCATGTAATCATCCGGGTTTATAAAGCATATGCTGAAGAAGGAGAATCATTTACTAGGGCCTCTTTCCAATTGGAGCTAAGAGTTGACGATCTTGAAACGCTATCTAACCCAGCTATTGTTTCAGCACACTTCTCTGGCTTAAAAGAGCTTGACGACCACACCATTTTTAGGGCCGAAAGAAGCTTTACCCCTGGAACAAGTGGTTTTATCAGTTCTTTGAGCAACTTATCTTATGATGCATCTTCAAGAACTATTAGCGGAGATTTTCAAATGTCTTTTCCAAGAACTTCTGAAGGCGAGGCGTTTAGCATCAACAATGCATCTTTTTCAAGCGAGCTAGTTCAAATAGTTGCTAGAGAAGGAAGGTAG
- a CDS encoding glycosyltransferase: MHIGIFTIGSRGDVQPYIALALGLKAKGYTVTLGAPENLKGFVERYGINYHFISGNAEEVINSPEGLRLLRSGSSFSLLRFFAKQGRKLRHEIGAQLMDGCQKVDFVITSYISTFVIATIAEKLNKKWAIVNVNPPFVKTSERPILDMDFLNTPWYNRLTYKIYELFHWGINKKDIQEFRKSIDLPPLNIALPRKIHEDKILTISAISPILYKKPNDWEEQYLMTGFMSLPPEARKQNTSELASSALGTWLKAGPKPIYIGFGSIPFPKKEAFLETLTFLLNKTDYRIIFCPGWFRVGNLPEHPNLFIVDKINHDWLFPKCEAAVIHGGIGTLTAVLKAEIPPIVVSIFADQPFWGNEIEKKGLGAHIPSKELSPSRLQKALKFCQSSSAMKDNIADVGKKLKQEDGVAKTIEALEQYHLK; encoded by the coding sequence ATGCATATAGGGATTTTCACCATTGGTTCGAGAGGAGATGTCCAGCCGTATATAGCGTTGGCCTTAGGATTAAAAGCCAAAGGCTATACCGTCACACTAGGTGCTCCCGAAAACTTAAAAGGCTTTGTTGAGCGTTATGGTATCAATTACCATTTTATTAGCGGCAATGCAGAAGAGGTCATTAACTCTCCCGAAGGGTTGAGGCTATTGAGAAGCGGCAGCAGTTTTTCCTTACTCAGGTTTTTTGCCAAGCAAGGCCGTAAACTTCGGCATGAGATTGGAGCACAACTTATGGATGGTTGCCAAAAAGTAGATTTTGTCATTACCAGCTACATCAGCACTTTTGTTATAGCAACCATTGCCGAAAAACTTAACAAAAAATGGGCGATAGTCAACGTAAATCCGCCCTTCGTCAAAACCAGCGAAAGACCTATTTTAGACATGGACTTTCTAAACACTCCATGGTACAACAGACTTACCTACAAAATCTATGAGTTATTTCATTGGGGCATCAACAAAAAGGACATCCAAGAATTCCGTAAATCCATAGACCTACCCCCACTAAATATAGCTCTACCCAGAAAAATACATGAAGATAAAATTCTAACCATATCAGCCATAAGCCCTATCCTTTACAAAAAACCGAACGATTGGGAAGAACAATACCTGATGACGGGGTTTATGTCCCTGCCGCCTGAGGCCCGAAAACAGAACACATCAGAGCTGGCTTCCTCTGCGTTGGGAACATGGTTAAAAGCTGGCCCGAAACCTATATATATAGGATTTGGGAGCATTCCATTTCCGAAAAAAGAGGCGTTCTTGGAAACCCTAACTTTTCTGTTAAACAAAACAGATTACAGGATCATTTTTTGTCCCGGCTGGTTTAGGGTTGGAAACTTGCCAGAACATCCAAACCTATTCATTGTGGATAAAATAAACCATGACTGGCTTTTCCCCAAATGCGAAGCCGCAGTAATTCATGGAGGTATAGGCACACTCACTGCCGTACTAAAAGCAGAAATACCACCTATAGTGGTTTCTATCTTTGCAGACCAACCGTTTTGGGGCAATGAAATAGAAAAAAAAGGCCTAGGGGCGCATATCCCTTCTAAAGAATTATCTCCTTCCAGATTGCAAAAAGCCCTAAAGTTTTGCCAATCATCTTCTGCTATGAAAGACAACATAGCCGATGTAGGAAAAAAGCTTAAACAAGAAGATGGGGTAGCAAAGACTATTGAAGCATTGGAACAATATCATTTAAAATAG
- a CDS encoding zinc-dependent peptidase encodes MNGELDFITNGFIAFFLVVVFLATGVYIRKFFFAGKHKSFTPYNNSLPENLKAPLKQYFLYYNFLSPTQKAEFEHRVNNFIHNKNFIPMHGMVITDEVKALIAASAIQLTFGLPEVYFVHFETVMVFPDKFFNKQTQSLHKGEVGTGGHIAFSWHDFADGYIKHDDTYNVGLHEMAHALKLENSIKNKEYRFLDEKKLLNWKTLADDEFNNIKTGQASFLRKYATSNRDEFFPVCVEHFFERPCEFKQESPHLYRALAELLQQDILEGKNTVGPV; translated from the coding sequence ATGAATGGAGAGCTCGATTTCATAACCAATGGCTTTATTGCTTTTTTTCTAGTTGTTGTCTTTTTAGCAACTGGTGTTTACATACGAAAGTTTTTCTTTGCTGGTAAGCACAAGTCATTTACACCTTACAACAACAGCCTGCCTGAGAACCTAAAAGCACCGCTCAAACAATACTTCCTATATTATAATTTTTTAAGTCCGACCCAAAAAGCAGAGTTTGAGCACAGGGTTAATAATTTTATACATAATAAAAATTTCATCCCAATGCATGGGATGGTAATTACAGATGAAGTTAAGGCACTGATAGCGGCTTCTGCTATTCAGCTAACGTTTGGGTTGCCCGAAGTTTACTTTGTGCATTTTGAAACAGTAATGGTTTTTCCGGATAAGTTCTTCAATAAACAAACACAAAGTCTGCACAAAGGAGAAGTAGGAACGGGTGGACATATCGCTTTTAGCTGGCACGATTTTGCGGACGGGTACATTAAGCATGATGACACCTACAATGTTGGGCTGCATGAAATGGCGCATGCGTTAAAGCTTGAAAACAGTATCAAAAACAAGGAGTATAGGTTTTTGGATGAAAAAAAACTGTTAAACTGGAAAACGCTCGCTGATGATGAATTTAATAACATCAAAACAGGGCAAGCTTCCTTTCTTAGAAAATATGCCACCAGTAATAGAGATGAGTTTTTCCCCGTCTGTGTAGAGCATTTCTTTGAAAGACCTTGCGAGTTCAAACAGGAATCACCTCATCTCTATCGAGCACTAGCCGAACTGCTTCAACAAGATATTCTTGAAGGCAAAAATACAGTAGGGCCTGTGTAA
- a CDS encoding alpha/beta hydrolase, with protein sequence MKNIKKYLKPIALLAGTGFTLVNVAAWFHAGKFTAFSKEKELNPVASDLTPLQQARALFTGVHNPRPVNDILPSKPYTTFYVDGPVKLECWHMKVDKPLGTIIIFHGYGGCKSSMVERAEALYDMGYDIILMDFSGSGGSEGNITTIGYKESKQVKAIFEHQKSKDTGPIILYGVSMGAVAIMKAIQDNQIEPDAIIVECPFGTMYKTTCARFRNMNIPSFPFAGLLLFWGSIRSNFPAFSHKPCEYAKAIKCPVLHLFGEKDDKVSIEETVEIFKNFAGPKRLKTYPQAGHESYLINYRQEWTNDVANFLADYVDQKQPGSREGESRGSMND encoded by the coding sequence ATGAAAAATATAAAGAAATACTTGAAGCCAATCGCACTTCTTGCCGGAACAGGTTTTACCTTGGTAAATGTGGCGGCCTGGTTTCATGCAGGTAAGTTTACCGCCTTTTCAAAAGAGAAGGAGTTAAACCCTGTTGCTTCTGACTTAACCCCCTTACAACAAGCACGGGCATTGTTTACAGGAGTCCACAATCCACGCCCTGTAAATGACATTCTGCCATCAAAGCCATATACCACTTTTTATGTTGACGGCCCCGTTAAGCTGGAGTGTTGGCATATGAAGGTAGACAAGCCATTAGGGACAATCATAATTTTTCATGGGTATGGAGGGTGCAAATCCTCTATGGTAGAAAGAGCGGAGGCGTTGTATGATATGGGCTATGATATAATTTTGATGGACTTTTCAGGATCTGGTGGTTCTGAAGGCAATATTACTACCATAGGGTACAAAGAGTCTAAGCAGGTAAAAGCCATATTTGAGCATCAGAAAAGTAAAGACACAGGGCCAATTATTCTATATGGCGTCTCCATGGGTGCGGTAGCCATTATGAAGGCAATACAGGACAACCAAATTGAACCTGATGCCATAATTGTGGAATGCCCTTTCGGAACCATGTATAAAACTACTTGCGCAAGGTTTCGAAACATGAACATACCTTCTTTTCCTTTTGCCGGGCTGTTGTTATTTTGGGGCAGCATAAGAAGTAACTTCCCAGCATTTAGCCATAAGCCTTGCGAGTATGCAAAAGCGATAAAGTGTCCCGTTTTACACCTTTTTGGAGAAAAAGATGATAAAGTCAGCATAGAAGAAACTGTAGAAATATTCAAGAACTTTGCTGGCCCAAAACGCCTAAAAACCTACCCTCAGGCTGGGCATGAAAGTTATTTGATCAATTATAGGCAAGAATGGACCAATGATGTTGCTAATTTCTTGGCTGACTATGTTGATCAAAAGCAACCTGGTAGTAGAGAGGGAGAGAGCAGAGGCTCTATGAACGACTAA